The following are encoded in a window of Sphaerisporangium siamense genomic DNA:
- a CDS encoding ATP-binding protein gives MVRRVLGDTLRCIGVSENCVSDVLLATSEACANAVRHGGPSKRYEVTAAIGQGRCELRVVDNGLGIGAVPRQYPPGDAEHGRGILIMQSVVDEIFFDITPGSGTTVLLRKELDWDEDFLARHDRELAAV, from the coding sequence ATGGTCCGGCGGGTGCTTGGGGACACCCTTCGCTGCATCGGCGTCAGCGAGAACTGCGTGTCCGACGTCCTCCTGGCGACCTCCGAAGCCTGCGCCAACGCCGTCAGGCACGGCGGGCCGTCCAAGCGCTACGAGGTCACCGCGGCCATCGGCCAGGGCCGTTGCGAGCTGCGCGTCGTCGACAACGGCCTCGGCATCGGGGCCGTCCCCCGGCAGTACCCCCCGGGCGACGCCGAGCACGGGCGTGGCATCCTGATCATGCAGTCGGTGGTCGACGAGATCTTCTTCGACATCACCCCCGGCAGCGGCACCACCGTCCTGCTGCGCAAGGAACTGGACTGGGACGAGGACTTCCTGGCCCGCCACGACCGCGAGCTGGCCGCCGTCTGA
- the purS gene encoding phosphoribosylformylglycinamidine synthase subunit PurS, with translation MARVIVDVMLKPEILDPQGQAIARALPRLGFSGVAGVRQGKRFEIELDGPADEAALSDVRKMAETLLANTVIEDYAVRVEP, from the coding sequence GTGGCACGGGTCATCGTCGATGTCATGCTCAAGCCGGAGATCCTCGATCCGCAGGGCCAGGCGATCGCCCGGGCGCTTCCCCGTCTCGGTTTCTCCGGGGTCGCCGGGGTGCGGCAGGGCAAGAGGTTCGAGATCGAGCTGGACGGGCCGGCCGACGAGGCCGCGCTTTCGGATGTCCGCAAGATGGCGGAAACCCTGCTGGCCAACACGGTGATCGAAGACTACGCTGTGCGGGTCGAGCCGTAG
- the pdhA gene encoding pyruvate dehydrogenase (acetyl-transferring) E1 component subunit alpha — MTFDASHGAEAPPELVQLLTPEGERVHHPVYDIDLTAEEVRALYRDLVLVRRVDMEAVALQRQGELGIWASLLGQEAAQIGSGRALTDADMAFPTYREHGVAWCRGVDPVNLLGLFRGVNHGGWDPAEHNFHLYTIVIGSQTLHAVGYAMGIQRDGAEAASIVYFGDGATSQGDVNEAFIWASVFNAPIVFFCQNNQWAISEPLEKQSRIPLYRRASGFGFPGVRVDGNDVFACLAVTRQALKNAREGQGPTLVEAFTYRMGAHTTSDDPTRYRVAGELEAWKLKDPIERVKAYLFKNQLADQDFFDKVDAEATDLGRDVRKRCLEMPDPHPLEMFDHVYAEPHSLLTEEREQYAAYLATFEGGVR, encoded by the coding sequence GTGACATTCGACGCCTCTCATGGTGCCGAGGCACCGCCCGAACTCGTACAGCTGCTCACCCCCGAGGGCGAGCGCGTGCACCACCCCGTCTATGACATCGATCTCACCGCAGAAGAGGTGCGCGCGCTGTACCGCGACCTCGTGCTCGTACGACGCGTCGACATGGAGGCCGTGGCCCTGCAGAGACAGGGAGAACTGGGCATCTGGGCGTCCCTGCTCGGCCAGGAGGCCGCCCAGATCGGGTCGGGACGTGCCCTGACCGACGCCGACATGGCGTTCCCCACCTACCGCGAGCACGGCGTGGCGTGGTGCCGCGGCGTCGACCCGGTCAACCTGCTCGGGCTGTTCCGGGGCGTCAACCACGGCGGCTGGGACCCCGCGGAGCACAACTTCCACCTCTACACGATCGTCATCGGCAGCCAGACCCTGCACGCGGTCGGGTACGCGATGGGGATCCAGCGCGACGGCGCCGAGGCCGCGTCCATCGTCTACTTCGGCGACGGCGCGACCTCCCAGGGCGACGTCAACGAGGCGTTCATCTGGGCGTCGGTGTTCAACGCGCCGATCGTGTTCTTCTGCCAGAACAACCAGTGGGCCATCTCCGAGCCGCTGGAGAAGCAGTCGAGGATCCCCCTGTACCGGCGCGCCAGCGGTTTCGGCTTCCCCGGCGTCCGCGTGGACGGCAACGACGTGTTCGCCTGTCTCGCGGTCACCCGCCAGGCGCTCAAGAACGCCCGCGAAGGCCAGGGCCCCACCCTGGTCGAGGCGTTCACCTACCGCATGGGCGCCCACACCACCTCCGACGACCCGACACGGTACCGGGTCGCCGGTGAGCTGGAGGCGTGGAAGCTCAAGGACCCGATCGAGCGCGTGAAGGCCTACCTGTTCAAAAACCAGCTCGCGGACCAGGACTTCTTCGACAAGGTCGACGCCGAGGCCACGGACCTCGGCCGCGACGTGCGCAAACGTTGCCTGGAAATGCCCGATCCCCATCCCTTGGAAATGTTCGATCACGTGTATGCCGAGCCGCACTCCCTGCTGACAGAAGAGCGGGAGCAGTACGCCGCCTATCTCGCGACCTTCGAGGGAGGCGTGCGATGA
- a CDS encoding alpha-ketoacid dehydrogenase subunit beta, whose protein sequence is MSTLTLAKAINEGLRAAMEEDPKVLIMGEDVGKLGGVFRVTDGLQKDFGESRVIDTPLAESGIIGTAIGLALRGYRPVCEIQFDGFVFPAADQIITQLAKMPLRSLGKLKLPVVVRIPCGGGIGAVEHHSESPEAYFTHTGGLRVVACSNPADAYHMIRQAIRSDDPVIFFEPKRRYWEKAEVDKNATPLPFDRGQIVRPGTDVTVLAYGPMVKTCLEVAAAAEEEGRSLEVVDLRTLSPLDTDLIYESVRRTGRCVVAHEAPVYSGLGAEIAARVTEACFYSLEAPVLRVGGFSTPYPPSRLEDHYLPDLDRVLDAVDRAFAF, encoded by the coding sequence ATGAGCACCCTCACCCTCGCCAAGGCGATCAACGAAGGGCTGCGCGCCGCCATGGAGGAGGACCCGAAGGTCCTCATCATGGGAGAGGACGTCGGCAAGCTCGGCGGAGTCTTCCGGGTGACCGACGGCCTCCAGAAGGACTTCGGCGAGAGCCGCGTCATCGACACCCCGCTGGCCGAGTCCGGGATCATCGGCACGGCCATCGGGCTGGCGCTGCGCGGCTACCGCCCGGTCTGCGAGATCCAGTTCGACGGCTTCGTCTTCCCCGCGGCCGACCAGATCATCACGCAGCTCGCCAAGATGCCCCTGCGCTCGCTCGGCAAGCTCAAGCTCCCCGTCGTCGTGCGCATCCCCTGCGGCGGCGGCATCGGCGCCGTCGAGCACCACAGCGAGTCCCCCGAGGCGTACTTCACCCACACCGGCGGCCTGCGCGTCGTCGCCTGCTCCAACCCCGCCGACGCCTACCACATGATCCGGCAGGCGATCCGGAGCGACGACCCGGTGATCTTCTTCGAGCCCAAGCGCCGCTACTGGGAGAAGGCCGAGGTCGACAAGAACGCCACGCCGCTGCCGTTCGACCGCGGCCAGATCGTGCGGCCGGGCACGGACGTCACCGTCCTCGCCTACGGGCCCATGGTGAAGACGTGCCTGGAGGTCGCGGCCGCCGCGGAGGAGGAGGGCCGCTCGCTGGAGGTCGTGGACCTGCGCACGCTGTCGCCGCTGGACACCGACCTCATCTACGAGTCGGTCAGGAGGACGGGACGCTGCGTGGTCGCCCACGAGGCGCCCGTCTACTCCGGCCTCGGCGCCGAGATCGCCGCCCGGGTCACCGAGGCGTGCTTCTACAGCCTGGAGGCGCCCGTGCTGCGGGTCGGCGGCTTCTCCACGCCGTACCCGCCGTCCCGGCTGGAGGACCACTACCTGCCCGACCTCGACCGCGTGCTCGACGCCGTCGACCGCGCCTTCGCCTTCTAG
- a CDS encoding dihydrolipoamide acetyltransferase family protein: protein MLREFKLPDVGEGLTEAEIIKWHVSAGDPVTINQTIVEIETAKAVVELPCPFEGVVASLMAAEGETVDVGKPIIAVDTGEGADTTRETALADDMVPAPRPEPVKDKPERQPVLVGYGVKTGPTTRRPRKAAASAPAAVPAAPASPPPVEAPPPPAPAAGRVAVLAKPPVRKLAKDLGVNLAEISGTGPNGSITREDVHAAASPQEAAPAAVPGVREERIAVKGVRKATAAAMVASAFTAPHVTEFLQVDVTATMDAVRRLRQMPDFAEVKVSPLLLVAKALLTAARRYPLVNSSWAGEEIVVKHYVNLGIAAATQRGLIVPNIKDAQALSLPGLARALAALTEAARAGKAQPADLTGGTITITNVGVFGIDAGTPIINPGEAAILAFGQIRDLPWVVDGEIVPRKVTTLALSFDHRIIDGELGSYVLRDVGAMLEDPLRMLAWG from the coding sequence GTGCTTCGCGAGTTCAAGCTGCCCGACGTCGGCGAAGGCCTGACCGAGGCCGAGATCATCAAGTGGCACGTCTCGGCGGGCGACCCGGTGACGATCAACCAGACGATCGTCGAGATCGAGACCGCCAAGGCCGTCGTGGAGCTGCCCTGCCCCTTCGAGGGCGTGGTCGCCTCGCTGATGGCCGCCGAGGGCGAGACGGTGGACGTCGGCAAGCCGATCATCGCCGTCGACACCGGCGAGGGCGCGGACACCACGCGCGAGACCGCGCTGGCCGACGACATGGTGCCCGCGCCGCGGCCCGAGCCGGTCAAGGACAAGCCCGAGCGCCAGCCCGTGCTGGTCGGGTACGGCGTCAAGACCGGCCCCACCACCCGCCGTCCCCGCAAGGCCGCGGCGTCCGCGCCCGCGGCCGTCCCCGCCGCTCCGGCGTCCCCGCCGCCGGTCGAGGCCCCTCCGCCCCCCGCGCCCGCCGCAGGCAGGGTGGCCGTCCTGGCCAAGCCGCCCGTGCGCAAGCTCGCCAAGGACCTCGGGGTGAACCTGGCGGAGATCTCCGGGACCGGCCCGAACGGCTCCATCACCCGCGAGGACGTCCACGCGGCGGCGTCGCCGCAGGAGGCGGCCCCGGCCGCTGTGCCGGGCGTCCGCGAGGAGCGCATCGCGGTGAAGGGCGTGCGCAAGGCCACCGCGGCGGCGATGGTCGCCTCCGCCTTCACCGCGCCGCACGTCACCGAGTTCCTGCAGGTGGACGTCACCGCCACCATGGACGCCGTGCGCCGGCTGCGCCAGATGCCCGACTTCGCCGAGGTCAAGGTGTCGCCGCTGCTGCTCGTCGCCAAGGCGCTCCTGACGGCGGCCAGGCGCTACCCGCTGGTCAATTCGAGCTGGGCCGGCGAGGAGATCGTGGTCAAGCACTACGTGAACCTCGGCATCGCCGCCGCCACCCAGCGCGGCCTGATCGTCCCGAACATCAAGGACGCCCAGGCGCTGTCGCTTCCCGGCCTGGCCAGGGCGCTGGCCGCGCTGACCGAGGCCGCACGCGCCGGGAAGGCCCAGCCCGCCGACCTGACCGGCGGCACGATCACCATCACCAACGTCGGCGTCTTCGGCATCGACGCGGGAACGCCCATCATCAACCCCGGCGAGGCGGCGATCCTGGCGTTCGGCCAGATCCGCGACCTCCCCTGGGTGGTGGACGGCGAGATCGTCCCCCGCAAGGTCACCACCCTCGCCCTGTCCTTCGACCATCGAATCATCGACGGCGAACTCGGCTCCTACGTCCTGCGCGACGTGGGCGCCATGCTCGAAGACCCCTTGCGCATGCTCGCCTGGGGCTGA
- a CDS encoding helix-turn-helix domain-containing protein, translated as MERREPSRDVLLEQGLQALRDLLGPTWHVERRVREGAVVSAPGNRQSGALDALVELRSDDGTYAELLTDLRSDVSPRTVEEIVLPKFALVRQVSAFTHVLVMAPWISPRTQGMLREHGVNYLDLTGNISLRVPRPAVAIYTQGRTRAPRGAAVPRAKATLAGPKAGRLVRLLVDAAPPYRAGELAEAAGLSLPYVSRLLDALEDHLLIRRDGRVITDVDWPGLLRARAETLNLLRQNRYVGMLAPNGTAQVWAALRDLQGSWPRERRLVVTGSHAARLVAPVAVGGQLMLYLPAAVPDAETLGDILGLLPVAEGADVLLLEPRDEVVFERTRVIDDLPQVALSQLVLDCLSGPGRMPAEGEAVLRHMLEHQQLWRASGIPALGKNMSP; from the coding sequence ATGGAGAGGCGTGAACCGTCCCGCGACGTACTGCTCGAGCAGGGGTTGCAAGCACTTCGTGACCTTCTCGGGCCGACCTGGCACGTTGAGCGACGGGTTCGTGAGGGAGCGGTGGTGTCCGCACCTGGGAATCGTCAGAGCGGCGCTCTCGATGCCCTTGTGGAACTGAGGTCCGACGACGGCACCTACGCCGAATTGCTGACCGACCTGAGGAGCGACGTCTCCCCTCGTACCGTGGAAGAGATCGTGTTGCCCAAGTTCGCCCTCGTCCGCCAGGTCAGTGCCTTCACGCACGTGCTCGTCATGGCTCCCTGGATCTCTCCACGTACTCAGGGAATGCTCCGCGAGCATGGCGTCAACTACCTCGACCTGACCGGCAACATCTCCCTGCGCGTTCCCCGGCCGGCCGTCGCGATCTACACCCAAGGGCGGACACGGGCACCCCGCGGGGCGGCCGTACCCCGAGCGAAGGCGACGTTGGCCGGTCCGAAGGCCGGTCGGCTCGTGCGGCTGCTGGTAGACGCCGCGCCGCCGTACCGTGCGGGGGAACTCGCCGAAGCCGCCGGCCTCAGCCTTCCGTACGTCTCCCGCCTCCTGGACGCTCTTGAAGATCACCTCCTGATCCGACGAGACGGACGCGTCATCACCGATGTGGACTGGCCCGGCCTATTGCGCGCGCGTGCCGAGACGCTGAACCTCCTCCGTCAGAACCGCTATGTCGGCATGCTCGCCCCCAACGGCACCGCCCAGGTCTGGGCGGCGCTGCGTGATCTCCAGGGTTCCTGGCCCAGGGAAAGGCGCTTGGTCGTGACCGGCTCCCACGCCGCACGTCTGGTCGCCCCCGTGGCCGTCGGTGGCCAGTTGATGCTCTACCTCCCCGCCGCCGTGCCGGACGCGGAGACCTTGGGCGACATCCTCGGGTTGCTCCCCGTGGCAGAGGGGGCCGACGTGCTGCTACTGGAACCCCGCGACGAGGTCGTCTTCGAGCGGACGCGTGTGATCGACGACCTCCCCCAAGTCGCGCTCAGCCAACTGGTCCTCGACTGTCTGTCCGGACCTGGCCGGATGCCCGCAGAAGGTGAGGCCGTTCTTCGTCACATGCTGGAGCACCAACAGCTTTGGCGCGCATCCGGCATTCCAGCCCTGGGGAAGAACATGTCGCCATAG
- a CDS encoding Dabb family protein: MFRHIVLLSWVEGATEAQKAAVEAGLKGLPGVIPELRRYEIGPDAGVNEGNHDFAVVADFDSEEDYLVYRDHPTHQAVIADAIKPILAGRAAVQYRL, from the coding sequence ATGTTTCGGCACATCGTGCTGTTGAGCTGGGTCGAGGGCGCCACCGAAGCGCAGAAGGCCGCCGTCGAGGCCGGGCTGAAGGGGCTTCCGGGGGTGATCCCCGAGTTGCGGAGGTACGAGATCGGGCCGGACGCCGGGGTCAACGAGGGCAACCACGACTTCGCGGTGGTGGCCGACTTCGACTCCGAGGAGGACTACCTCGTCTACCGCGACCATCCCACGCACCAGGCCGTGATCGCCGACGCCATCAAGCCGATCCTGGCCGGTCGCGCCGCGGTGCAGTACCGGCTCTGA
- a CDS encoding TetR/AcrR family transcriptional regulator C-terminal domain-containing protein, with translation MLSVKSASRQGHTHPQPLDHRFSRTGVDIGVPPAAGTPRSAGEAERLLSRHAWGDEDARARWQAAHAAYVGDLLATGRYPYLGRVVVEAEHPPIESSFAFGLDILLDGIAARLAR, from the coding sequence ATGTTGTCGGTAAAGAGCGCTTCGCGGCAGGGTCATACCCACCCACAGCCACTCGATCACCGATTCAGCCGGACAGGCGTAGATATCGGCGTACCGCCAGCGGCAGGAACACCACGATCAGCAGGCGAGGCCGAACGGCTGCTGTCGCGGCACGCGTGGGGCGACGAGGACGCACGCGCGCGGTGGCAGGCCGCCCACGCCGCCTACGTCGGCGACCTGCTCGCCACCGGCCGCTATCCCTATCTCGGCCGCGTCGTCGTCGAGGCCGAGCACCCCCCGATCGAGTCGAGCTTCGCCTTCGGCCTGGACATCCTTCTCGACGGCATCGCCGCCCGCCTCGCGCGGTGA
- a CDS encoding acyl-CoA dehydrogenase, giving the protein MGHYKSNVRDLEFNLFEVFGRREILGAGRFAEIDEDTVRSVLDEVNRLATGALADSFEEGDRNPPVFDPATGSVTMPPRFRKSFETFRDAGWTNLDLPEELGGPGLPRSVAWAVAEMVLGANPAIWMYSSGPAFAHVLDVIGTEEQRRFAALAIERQWGATMVLTEPDAGSDVGAGRTRAVEQPDGTWHIEGVKRFITSAEHDMTENIFHLVLARPEGAGPGTKGLSMFLVPKYLVDVETGELGPRNGVYVTNVEHKMGLKASTTCELTFGEKHPAVGTLVGDVHQGIKQMFMIIEHARMMVGTKAIATLSTGYLNALAYAKQRVQGADLTTMADKSAPRVTITHHPDVRRELMLQKAYAEGMRALVLYTATFQDAVQIATHQGARDADAEAMNDLLLPLVKGVGSERSYEMLARSLQTLGGSGYLQDYPIEQYIRDAKIDSLYEGTTAIQGQDLFFRKVLRNQGAALGTLVGDVKRFAASEAGNGRLKEERGLLDAAADDVKAMADTMAGWAIASLESPEEVYRVGLNTTRFLLALGDLVIGWLLLRQAEVALAALGDSDRDKAFYQGKVGAASFFAHTVLPRLGAERRTLAATDQSLMELPEDAF; this is encoded by the coding sequence ATGGGCCACTACAAGAGCAATGTCCGGGATCTGGAGTTCAACCTCTTCGAGGTGTTCGGCCGGCGTGAGATCCTCGGCGCCGGGAGGTTCGCCGAGATCGACGAGGACACCGTGCGCAGCGTTCTCGACGAGGTGAACCGGCTGGCCACCGGCGCGCTGGCCGACTCCTTCGAGGAGGGCGACCGCAATCCCCCGGTGTTCGACCCCGCCACCGGGTCGGTGACCATGCCGCCCCGCTTCAGGAAGTCCTTCGAGACCTTCCGCGACGCCGGGTGGACCAACCTGGACCTGCCCGAGGAGCTCGGCGGCCCCGGACTCCCCCGGTCGGTGGCCTGGGCGGTGGCCGAGATGGTCCTCGGCGCCAACCCCGCCATCTGGATGTACTCCAGCGGCCCGGCCTTCGCCCACGTGCTGGACGTCATCGGCACCGAGGAGCAGCGGCGCTTCGCCGCGCTGGCCATCGAGCGGCAGTGGGGCGCCACGATGGTGCTGACCGAGCCCGACGCGGGCTCCGACGTCGGCGCCGGCCGGACCCGCGCCGTGGAGCAGCCGGACGGCACCTGGCACATCGAGGGCGTCAAGCGGTTCATCACCAGCGCCGAGCACGACATGACCGAGAACATCTTCCACCTCGTGCTCGCCCGCCCCGAGGGCGCGGGCCCCGGCACCAAGGGCCTGTCGATGTTCCTCGTGCCCAAGTACCTCGTGGACGTCGAGACCGGCGAGCTGGGCCCGCGCAACGGCGTCTACGTGACCAACGTCGAGCACAAGATGGGCCTGAAGGCGTCCACGACCTGCGAGCTGACCTTCGGCGAGAAGCACCCGGCCGTCGGCACCCTGGTCGGCGACGTCCACCAGGGCATCAAGCAGATGTTCATGATCATCGAGCACGCCCGCATGATGGTCGGCACCAAGGCGATCGCCACCCTGTCCACCGGCTACCTCAACGCCCTGGCCTACGCCAAGCAGCGGGTGCAGGGCGCCGACCTGACCACGATGGCCGACAAGTCCGCCCCGCGGGTGACCATCACCCACCACCCGGACGTCCGCCGCGAGCTGATGCTGCAGAAGGCGTACGCCGAGGGCATGCGCGCGCTCGTCCTCTACACGGCCACCTTCCAGGACGCCGTGCAGATCGCGACGCATCAGGGCGCCCGGGACGCCGACGCCGAGGCGATGAACGACCTGCTGCTGCCGCTGGTCAAGGGCGTCGGATCCGAGCGGTCGTACGAGATGCTCGCCCGCTCGCTGCAGACGCTCGGCGGCTCCGGCTACCTGCAGGACTATCCGATCGAGCAGTACATCAGGGACGCCAAGATCGACTCGCTGTACGAGGGCACGACGGCGATCCAGGGGCAGGACCTGTTCTTCCGCAAGGTGCTGCGCAACCAGGGCGCCGCGCTCGGCACGCTGGTCGGGGACGTCAAGCGGTTCGCCGCCTCCGAGGCCGGCAACGGCAGGCTCAAGGAGGAGCGCGGGCTGCTGGACGCGGCCGCCGACGACGTCAAGGCGATGGCCGACACCATGGCCGGATGGGCGATCGCGTCGCTGGAGTCGCCCGAGGAGGTCTACAGGGTCGGGCTCAACACGACCCGTTTCCTGCTGGCCCTCGGTGACCTGGTGATCGGCTGGCTCCTGCTCCGCCAGGCCGAGGTGGCGCTCGCCGCGCTCGGCGACTCCGACCGGGACAAGGCGTTCTACCAGGGCAAGGTGGGCGCGGCCTCGTTCTTCGCCCACACGGTGCTCCCGCGCCTCGGCGCCGAGCGCCGCACGCTGGCGGCCACCGACCAGAGCCTCATGGAGCTTCCGGAGGACGCGTTCTGA
- a CDS encoding CBU_0592 family membrane protein encodes MDQIIQIAGAVAVLAAFVLAQFQVLRPRSVTYLALNLAGSAVLAVIALAGRDWGFVLLEGVWALVSGAGLIRVLTGANKDGRDAGKPV; translated from the coding sequence ATGGATCAGATCATTCAGATCGCCGGGGCCGTCGCCGTCCTGGCCGCCTTCGTCCTCGCGCAGTTCCAGGTGCTACGGCCCCGCTCCGTCACCTATCTCGCGCTGAACCTCGCCGGCTCCGCCGTGCTCGCCGTCATCGCCCTGGCGGGCCGCGACTGGGGCTTCGTCCTGCTCGAAGGGGTGTGGGCCCTGGTGTCGGGCGCCGGGCTCATCCGCGTCCTGACCGGCGCGAACAAGGACGGGAGGGATGCGGGGAAACCGGTTTGA
- a CDS encoding VOC family protein, giving the protein MIGIHTVTFDCAEPYQLAEWWQQALGWSVEDGVGKDDDEVMLEGPHEPYLLFIRVPEDKAVKNRLHIDVRPEGDGTRDEEVERLLALGATVHEDHRYSDGTGWVTMLDPEGNEFCVCRGEAERAAMGD; this is encoded by the coding sequence ATGATTGGCATACACACCGTGACGTTCGACTGCGCCGAGCCGTACCAGCTCGCCGAATGGTGGCAGCAGGCCCTCGGGTGGTCCGTCGAGGACGGCGTCGGCAAGGACGACGACGAGGTCATGCTCGAAGGGCCGCACGAGCCGTACCTGCTGTTCATCCGCGTCCCCGAGGACAAGGCCGTCAAGAACCGCCTGCACATCGACGTGCGGCCCGAAGGGGACGGCACACGGGACGAGGAGGTCGAACGGCTGCTCGCCCTCGGCGCCACCGTGCACGAGGACCACCGGTACTCCGACGGCACCGGCTGGGTCACCATGCTCGACCCGGAGGGCAACGAGTTCTGCGTGTGCCGGGGTGAGGCCGAGCGCGCGGCGATGGGAGACTGA
- a CDS encoding GNAT family N-acetyltransferase: MSVTFRQARPADVPLIVAMLADDPIAAAREGDPSDEVYLTAFAAVDADPRQELIVAERNGEVVGTMQITYIPGLSRRGGERALVEAVRVAAPERGRGLGRAMMRWAIDRARERGCRMVQLTSDKDRAEAHRFYGSLGFVDSHVGFKLAL, from the coding sequence ATGTCCGTAACCTTTCGTCAGGCGCGCCCGGCGGACGTCCCCCTGATCGTCGCGATGCTCGCCGACGACCCCATCGCGGCGGCGCGCGAAGGCGACCCGTCGGACGAGGTCTACCTGACCGCGTTCGCGGCCGTCGACGCCGACCCCCGCCAGGAGCTGATCGTCGCCGAGCGGAACGGCGAGGTGGTCGGCACGATGCAGATCACCTACATCCCCGGACTGTCCCGCAGGGGCGGCGAGCGCGCGCTGGTCGAGGCGGTGCGGGTCGCCGCGCCCGAGCGGGGCCGCGGCCTCGGCCGCGCGATGATGCGGTGGGCCATCGACAGGGCACGGGAGCGCGGCTGCCGCATGGTGCAGCTCACCAGCGACAAGGACCGCGCCGAGGCCCACCGCTTCTACGGCTCGCTCGGCTTCGTCGACTCGCACGTGGGCTTCAAGCTCGCCCTCTGA